Proteins encoded within one genomic window of Columba livia isolate bColLiv1 breed racing homer chromosome 1, bColLiv1.pat.W.v2, whole genome shotgun sequence:
- the LOC102096865 gene encoding hyaluronidase-1 — protein MDVWVKWSALTALLTMVNAQLLKPTRVPLVLHKPFVVVWNAPTEQCRLRYKVDLDLSVFDIASNTNETLSGSNVTIFYHTHLGYYPYYSDNGDPVNGGVPQNESLIKHLNKAKSDIDYCIPMKKFQGLAVIDWENWRPQWDRNWGNKSIYRNKSLEMVRRRHPQWSEDKIRKVAKEEFENAGKSFMNNTILLAEHMRPNGLWGYYLYPDCYNYDYKEHPQRYTGKCPAIESSRNDLLLWLWKESTALYPSIYLDYILKSSPNALKFVHYRVKEAIRIASIARKDYVLPVFVYSRPFYAYTFHVLTEADLVNTIGESAALGAAGVVLWGSMQYASSKESCSTVKRYIDGPLGHYVINVTSAAKLCSKVLCKKNGRCIRKNSDSSAYLHLSPANFKIQTRHSDRGPRFQVTGEPSLESIEAMRQRFMCQCYQGWTGIFCELPDRNLMEHWAHIVFNRSRKQKLYVFLLGVTQLLLHTAH, from the exons ATGGATGTTTGGGTCAAATGGTCAGCACTGACGGCGCTGCTTACTATGGTCAATGCTCAGCTGCTGAAGCCAACACGAGTCCCTCTGGTTCTGCACAagccttttgttgttgtttggaaTGCGCCGACTGAACAGTGCAGGCTACGGTACAAGGTGGACCTGGATCTCAGTGTTTTTGACATTGCATCCAACACTAATGAGACTTTGAGTGGATCCAATGTGACAATCTTCTATCACACGCATTTGGGATACTACCCCTACTATTCAGATAACGGAGATCCTGTCAATGGAGGGGTACCCCAAAATGAAAGTCTTATCAAACACCTTAATAAAGCAAAGTCTGACATTGACTATTGCATACCCATGAAGAAATTTCAGGGACTTGCAGTCATTGACTGGGAAAACTGGAGGCCCCAGTGGGATAGGAACTGGGGCAATAAAAGCATTTATAGAAATAAATCTCTTGAGATGGTTAGGAGACGCCATCCTCAGTGGTCAGAAGACAAAATTAGGAAAGTGGCTAAAGAGGAATTTGAAAATGCTGGGAAGAGTTTCATGAACAACACTATTCTTCTGGCTGAACATATGAGACCAAATGGTTTGTGGGGTTACTATCTTTACCCAGACTGCTACAATTATGATTACAAAGAACACCCCCAAAGATACACGGGGAAATGTCCAGCCATTGAGTCTTCCCGCAATGACCTCCTGCTTTGGCTGTGGAAGGAAAGCACTGCTCTCTACCCTTCTATATACCTGGATTACATACTGAAGTCAAGTCCAAATGCACTCAAATTTGTTCACTATCGGGTTAAAGAGGCAATACGTATTGCCTCAATTGCTAGAAAAGACTATGTTTTGCCTGTGTTTGTTTATTCCAGACCGTTTTATGCCTATACTTTTCATGTTTTAACAGAG GCAGATCTGGTCAATACCATTGGTGAAAGTGCAGCTTTGGGAGCAGCTGGAGTTGTTCTCTGGGGCAGTATGCAATATGCCAGCTCAAAG GAGAGCTGTTCAACTGTGAAACGGTACATTGATGGACCTTTAGGACATTATGTCATTAATGTGACCTCAGCAGCCAAACTGTGTAGCAAAGTCCTGTGCAAGAAGAACGGAAGATGTATCCGCAAAAACAGTGACTCTTCTGCTTACCTCCATTTGTCACCCGCTAATTTTAAGATCCAAACCCGTCACTCAGACAGGGGCCCCAGGTTCCAGGTGACTGGTGAACCCAGCCTGGAGAGTATTGAAGCCATGAGGCAGAGATTCATGTGTCAGTGTTACCAGGGATGGACGGGAATATTTTGTGAATTGCCTGACCGAAATCTAATGGAGCACTGGGCTCACATTGTGTTCAATagatcaagaaaacaaaagctttatgTCTTCCTCTTAGGAGTCACACAGCTTCTACTTCATACTGCTCACTAA